In Lolium rigidum isolate FL_2022 chromosome 3, APGP_CSIRO_Lrig_0.1, whole genome shotgun sequence, the genomic window gataaggtccaaataacaaccaagaaagatgatgcaaggatgcaaaggtttgagctctctccgaatgatacgatcgagttactcactcgagagccctcttgatagtacggcaactaaactataaaccggtctccaactacactatgagaccggtgagaaagaaaccctatcaagagcaaaccttatacttgtgcattccacttgagcttgatgacgacgatcttgacctcaacaagatggaacgcctttcttgcttgtgcttgcttgacgaagtcttgtagattgctcccccataaaccaccatgggagagcttcttcttcggcgcatcttcacatatccatgatcaccatatggatggcaagactcaagcaaaggatctcttcgagatggctcatcttgaacttgcactacatttcttcattcttcatcatgttgatgtcttgaagttaaccttgagggctcacttcatcttcatcttcaagacatacttgatacttgatatccttcatcaatttcttcataatgcaaccttgaagccaacttatggttcaagcattgcctatggacaacacctacaaatataactcaatgcaaacattagtccatagggattgtcattaattaccaaaaccacacatgggggctccatgcactttcagctatattgtgtgtgacaatattagtgacatatttcagaccgcggaattaaggttccaccagcggactaagcatatatgccgactcatttggaaaatgagtgatacgttgagacgcaaatgaattgcaaaatacatacgtttctgagcatgtcagatccgtagaCTAAAACCTCTCCAGTGAGCAtaacatgataaaacaccagaaggccaaggtgttgtatctttacaaatgtaaactagattattgactctagtgcaagtgggagactgttggagatatgcccaagaggcaataataaaatggttattatatatatctttgtgtttatgattaatgtgtacataccatgctataattgtattaaccgaaacattgatacatgtgtgttatgtaaacaacaaggagtccctagtaagcctcttgtataactagcttgttgattaatagatgatcaaggtttcgtggtcatgaacattggatgttattaatgacaaggttatatcattatgtgaatgatgtaatggacacacccaattaagcgtagcataagatcacgtcattaagttcatttgctataagctttcgatacatagttaccaagtcctttcgaccatgagatcatgtaaatcacttatgccggaagggtactttgattacatcaaacgccctctgcgtaaatgggtggttataaaggtgggattaggtacccggaaagtatgagttgaggcatatggatcaacagtgggatttgtccatcccgatgacggatagatatactctgggccctctcggtggaatgtcgtctaattagcttgcaagcatatgaatggttcataagagagcacataccacggtacgagtaaagagtacttgtcaggagacgaggttgaacaaggtatagagataccgatgatcaaacctcggacaagtaatatatcgcgagacaaagggaatcggtatcgtatgtaaatggttcaatcgatcactaagtcatcgttgaatatgtgggagctattatggatctccaggtcccgctattagttattgatcggagaggagtctcgatcatgtccgcatagttctcgaaccgtagggtgacacacttaaggtttggtgTCGTTTTaactagatatggaatatggaatggagttcgaagttttgttcggagtctcggatgggatccaggacatcacgaggaggtccggaatggtccggagaataagattcatatatgggaagtcattttccggggttcggaaaaagtccggtgttttgaccggagcttctagaaggttctggaaggaccggaatagtccggaatattatggaaggttccggaagtgtccgggacgacccgggatgtctaaggaagtccggagggttccataataggtgcaaccacgttgccttaagggaaaaggagtctttccttaatgcaatttcggaattggcaaaagagtccgagtaggactaggttttcggaaccggaaacctatcggaactcagtcaaacttgggggcaggtttttggacgacccaaggggcttggccacctatttaaagaggccaaggggcaccccaagggcaccacaagtcgcagccctagctccccaagtcgcagcatcaccctgcgcccaaaccctagctattccctcctccttcttctcccgcagcgcttgcggcgaagccctgtcggagatctccaccaccaccgtcaccacgccgtcgtgctggcgggattccgaggaggatctactacatccgctgcccgctggaacggggaggaggatgtcatcttcatcaacaccgtacgtgtgaccgagtacggaggtgctgcccgattgtggcaccgtcaagttcttctacgcgcttttgcaagcggtcaagatcttctacgcgcttttgcaagcggtcaagatcttctacgcgcttttgcaagcggcaagtgatcgactacatccaccacgagatctaatctcgttaggctttagaaatcttcgagggttagtctcatgatcttctcgttgctaccatctactagattagatcttggcttgtgttttcgttcttgcggtaggaaattttttgttttctatgctacgaatctcaTCAGTCGTAAGGAAAGACCTCTGCGTAGCTATCAGAACAAAATAAACGAATTTCGAGGAGCAAGGTATGACCCAATGGAGGGTAGGGATTAGGATCTGAAGAAAAACATGCTCAACTCAAAGTTGTATGGGTTAGACAATCCAGAGCGAGTTGATCTTGAACCGACTACACATGCGGCCTCTCCAACGCATTGGCAACCAACACACACGAAAACCCAAAAGATTGTGTGAGCCCGCTCGCAAAGAAAAACAAAGATGACAATAGAACGCTGACATGTAGGGTCAACAAAGGAGCAACCACATCGCGTCAATCCTAGGGAGCTTAGATCATCTCCGGCAGGTGATGTAGAATACATCACCAAAAGGCTGCTGGAATTTAGCCTTCGACCTTAGCCCATGTTTCAATATAAATTCTAAAATTCTCTTGGCACATGTGGAAATGACAAGAGgtgggctaaagtttagtcctacATTGCTAGTTTAGAGagagttgaaatggtatataaggtaggttgttctagtccttgtaagtgagtgagaagagagagccctcgcgcattcctcctccgccgccctccTCGTCCGTCTGTCTCGGCTCGTCCAGGAAATatcgccgagcttatctttttgctgttcagGAAATTAATCGTGTGATTAATTATAAGTCattaacggacgtgttaattcagCCGTTTCGTTTCGATTTTTTTGGATCTTGGTTATGCCGACTCGGACATGGGCTATGCCCcatgaccttcccgaaccgcactgcaCGGGAGAGAACTCTAGCCTGTACGAGACACCATATGTGACTACctctttccagttcattgcgccattGTCTTCGTCTTTCTTATCCCGTCCTTCGTCGTGCACCAAGCGGTGTGACAATAGGCcttcggaaccctgcctctcgtagacctgtacggacgaggggcaatcaggtttttggggagaacTTACGCGCGATTACTAGCAACACGACGTCGTCTGACGACGAGTTCCTaaacgacaacttcttcccggatatCGATAACTtattcggcaacctcaacatgggaaaaaattgttgttgccgcCAACATTGTTGTCGCTGCTGTGGCCAACGCTGGACGGTATGCGTTTTTGTCCTCCTCGTTTCAGATCTTGCTAGAGTTTCTAGTACTACTATTTGGAGTAGATGCGATAGATTTATTTTATCGAGATGTTATCTGTTCATCTACTTTATTGATCTGCATGTTTCGTTTACCTTCTGTTTGTGGAGTCATGATTTATCAGTTTCTTATTCGAATTAAATCATATGGtagtttgcttatatattcaacaaaggCAATTTTACATAACCTGCTTTGTGTTTTTACTTTTTACATCACCAAAAACAATTTTGCTATTCCATGTGATGTAAAATACATTACGTGTCCTACAAAATTTTAGAGAAAGTTCTGAACTTTGGCACATTTCAAATGAAACTTGACATGGACACATAGTTTTGACATTGCCATTTCAACACATATAGTCCCATTAATAGATATCATACATGGAGGATTCAGACACCAGATAGTACTAGGACACGCCCATACATGGAAACTTGACACTCAAAAATCGACACTTCTTTAACCTACAAACCTTGTCGACGAAGTCCCAAAACCGGGTGTCCTCCTATTGCTCGTCGGCCTCGTAGATAATCAGCTCCCAAAAGTCGGAGTCCATCTTCATGCCCGACGAGATGACTTGAATAACGGTCGATGGTCCGACACATGCAACGCTGTCGAAGAACCGACAGCATAAGTCGAAGCACCGCCCGCTACATCAGCACGCTTCACGACCAACTTGGCATAGAGGTCTAGCTCCGCCTGCACGAGCTTCGGATGAGCGGCGTAGAACCGTGCCATGGCCTCCCCAGTCAGTCTGGTGGATGCTCATCCGCATGTACTCGCGGTGGATTTTGCGCTCCTGTGCGCGAGAGATGACCTCAAACAATGCCCGGGGAACTCGGAAAATCCTATACActgaccaggtcggtgtataggaggtcccggggaactccgcctcctcgtgACTCTACAGGTCCCTGAAGTTCACCGTGATGTGCTGCGCGGCCCGTCAAGCCGCCACACTATCGCGTCGTACGTGGCAGCGAGCTCCAGCCGCCACAGTCGCTCCCGGCCCAGGTTATCTTGGCGGCCCAACCGCCGCAGGACCGCAGCGGGACTCCGAGGTAGCCGGTGATGCTCCTCATGTGGCGGCGTGGCGGCATTTCAGCGAGGCGCGGTAGGGTGTGGACGTGCCACATCATTCTTTTTGAGGAAATAGTGCGATGCGGCGGGCCTGGATCTACAAGCGGCGGGATCCGACGGTGGCTAAGGCGACAACAATCACGGTGGAGAGAGAAGGGTCACGCACGGGAGAAGACGACAAAGTGACAGTTGGAGCCGTGTGTGACCGTTTTTATGCAATACGGCACCACACCGGTGATGTATATTTGCAACACAAATTATACAGGTCAACTTTTTACATATACATCAGCTGTTGGAGCCCCACTTTTTTTAACCCAAGATGATGTACATGACAGCATATATATCacctgttgaagatgctcttagagcatgtaCAATGTAAGTTGCTTAGATGGATGCCAAGAAAATAAACCGGGTTTGGTGTAAGCACCAGTGTTTATTTACACTAGGCAAATGACTAGGCCCTCGTAAGCACCGGTGCTCTTCTAAGATGGGTCTACCATGGAGAACAGAAGCACCAATTGTTCAGACCGTTGAAACATTTCGGAATACGACTTTTTTTGTTAGGTTGCTAAGTTTCATACCGCTAAAAAGCTTTCCAGAAACATTTCCCATATTCTGACAGATTATATAATACGTGCACATCATTATCCGTGCAGCATTGCCACAGCAACATTCAGGTTCTTGTGTCACAACTAGCACCTGGAAGGACAATATTTCTCCGATGAACTTAAACAGGACAACAACCATACAAAATCGCCTCCTACACTAAAGATGGATAATGTGGACCTAAGCACTCTTCTTTGAAGATTTCTTGTGGATCTTCTTCCCAGGCTTCAACTTATCAGATCCTGACGACGATTTCTTCTCTTTCCTTCTGTTGTTGTCCTTCTTCACCTTGTACATCGTGATTGCCTGGTAACAGAAGTTATGTACAGCTGTTTGTTAGATAGATGGTgtggactaaacaaatgaattaaCGATATTATTTGATTTCAGAGCTTGCCTTGCTGACATCCAACGGTTCCTCGAAGTTCTTGGCCAGTAGGCTGTTCAAGATCTTGTCATTTTGCTGCTTCTCCAGGTTGCCCATTCCTTTTCCTTCCGCCACGGGGAGAAACTGCAGAAAATAAACAGGTAAGCTACTGGAGCTATCATCTACAGAAGGTGAACAAGTTTATAGGAGGACAGAAAAACCTTTCTATGTTTGCCAGCTTTCTTAAGAGGTTTCTCGCCCGGCAACTTCTTGTCAAACTTTCCACCACTAGCCGTTGCTGAAGAAGCCATACCAGCAACATTCTCAAGGTCTTCCTTCTTAGATTTTCTAGGCAGATCAGCTTTTGTTCCTGTGATCGGAATGGCTGTGGCAGCGAGCTGTATATGACTGCATAAATTTTTTCAGAAACTATTATATCAGATTCTTGAGTTGCTAATgtaatgaataacagacaaaagTAGCGTATGAGGTATGCAGATGATATTAGATAGCAGGAAAGGATTACCTTGGCAGAGCACCAACTTTTGCAGCATTCCTTAGATTCCCAAGTCTGTTCTTTTCTTGCTTATCTACCCTGCCCTTCTTCTCTTCCCTTCTTTTAGCAAATGGATCATCACCTGGTTCTGTTAACCAAATTTAATTAGAAGGGTAACAGGGTGAGAAAATAGGTTTGAAGACACATACATGTTATaactaattacatataaattgAGGACTAGTTACATTCAGTCAGTCATAAAAGAAAAGAGCATTGGAAACTGATTACTGGACAAAATATGTGTACAT contains:
- the LOC124694178 gene encoding ribosome biogenesis regulatory protein homolog, which gives rise to MAEESAAATSTSTNHEVDLGHLMAYDPSHHLAAVPSSRAELREECLRKATELAQAVADALFALPATEGRDGPVVRLPPPANRLPREKHLPRPAPPTKWEAFAKQKGIVNRKKNKRTWDEQTNSWKRNYGYDRVNDDRDIPIIEAKMTDEPGDDPFAKRREEKKGRVDKQEKNRLGNLRNAAKVGALPSHIQLAATAIPITGTKADLPRKSKKEDLENVAGMASSATASGGKFDKKLPGEKPLKKAGKHRKFLPVAEGKGMGNLEKQQNDKILNSLLAKNFEEPLDVSKAITMYKVKKDNNRRKEKKSSSGSDKLKPGKKIHKKSSKKSA